From the genome of Labrus bergylta chromosome 4, fLabBer1.1, whole genome shotgun sequence, one region includes:
- the LOC109981168 gene encoding phospholipid phosphatase-related protein type 4-like: protein MSRAKERLKVGNETKDSVTLLPCFYFVELPILASSVVSLYFLELTDIFQPVHSGYSCNDRSLSLPYILPRQEVCPLPLLFSLAFAAPTVTILIGEAILYCYLSRRSSAAQTEANINAAGCNFNSYIRRAVRFIGVHIFGLCVTALITDILQLSTGQHTPYWLDVCKPNLTHINMSTCDEAFILEDICSGQDVGLINAGRKSFPSQHATLAAFAAVYISMYFNTLLTDSAKLLKPVLVFSFVMLAILAGLTRIIQFRNHPVDVYCGWLLGAAIAIYLGVYAVGNFQPSKDRSRSRPPPPPTLREPPLSSLANVSQSAINNSHQGHLTLIPSQPEPIITRTSSHTLSPNRPGPLLTRSASYREPSMSNMKRASAEIEVLIPSSPLGNHDNMMTFSSSTLPRSHGGSSLEEGRIPRRHASIHASMDSTRSKQLLSQWKNKNDNRKLSLQVMDGIRPTSSSSPQRNMELRCSSEPSAMGLEAELRAGTHLPLVTGQETELRAGAHIPAQYMKLAASTANHNHLAHNGSTGLAGGARVSIQSRPGSSQLVHIPEEENPSCRDQESESEDSIMDGGGSVREKWLRVAERTTLPCRPLSAGGQPRLMQVIALSKQQGLLHSPRSEDGGSIRYRALTDQDPSPPASTTGAVGGGGGGLERSGSIVRVDAHPESRSNKPVVRPPSRDGSGSWRWKPPDQRASLHQSAFNLNDLNRNTDSCDSLRDGGSVDGRRSVTGTEMESGYGGDGGAGGGGEMGEGGGILYTNHPHMVHPLHPLHPNNPNNFQHPNLNPNSPNNPHFNNTQLNFNPTSNSGMTFIQTETFAPPFHPHPQAITTIRVTPVEGTAPSSDGGSDSQSVASSSRESTLRRQSGSHIIQVPDRGPPPDLHNNHRLCDDSNRIDNVSCNRFHENLRSFQENPIHFNHPNHHNRQFQGMYGRPSPTPPPTLPRPILTHTPPPNLGLAYKE, encoded by the exons ATGTCTCGTGCCAAGGAGCGTCTGAAAGTCGGGAATGAGACCAAGGACAGCGTAACTTTGTTaccgtgcttttattttgtagag CTCCCTATCCTGGCCTcctctgttgtcagcctttatttcCTGGAGCTGACGGACATTTTCCAGCCAGTGCATTCTGGGTACAGTTGTAATGACCGCAGCCTGTCTCTGCCCTACATCCTgcccagacaggaagtctgcCCCTTGCCTCTGCTCTTCAGCTTGGCCTTTGCTGCTCCCACTGTTACT ATTCTGATAGGAGAAGCCATTCTGTACTGCTATCTATCCAGGAGGTCATCAGCCGCACAGACTGAGGCCAACATCAACGCTGCTGGCTGTAATTTCAACTCCTACATTCGCAGGGCTGTACGCTTCATAG GTGTCCATATCTTTGGCCTGTGTGTGACAGCACTGATAACGGATATTCTCCAGCTGTCTACTGGTCAGCACACCCCTTACTGGTTGGATGTTTGTAAACCTAACTTGACCCACATTAACATGTCCACCTGTGATGAAGCTTTTATTCTGGAGGATATCTGCTCTGGACAGGATGTTGGGCTCATCAATGCTGGGAG gaaATCTTTCCCTTCACAACACGCGACTCTGGCTGCTTTTGCTGCTGTCTACATCTCA atgtACTTCAACACGTTGCTTACAGACTCAGCTAAGCTCCTGAAGCCTGTCCTGGTATTCTCTTTTGTCATGCTGGCCATTCTGGCAGGGTTAACTAGGATCATCCAGTTCAGAAACCATCCCGTGGACGTCTACTGTGGATGGTTACTTGGAGCTGCCATTGCCATTTACCTG GGTGTGTATGCAGTGGGAAATTTCCAGCCAAGTAAGGATCGATCCAGAAGTCGACCACCACCTCCCCCCACCCTGAGAGagccccccctctcctctttgGCCAATGTCAGCCAGTCAGCAATAAACAACAGCCACCAAG GTCACCTTACCTTGATTCCCAGTCAACCAGAGCCCATCATCACAAGGACCTCTTCACATACCTTGTCCCCCAACCGACCAGGGCCCCTTCTGACACGGAGTGCTTCATACCGAGAAccctccatgtccaatatgAAGAGAGCCAGTGCTGAAATCGAGGTGTTAATTCCATCCAGTCCACTTGGCAACCATGATAACATGATGACCTTCAGCAGCAGCACTCTGCCACG TTCTCACGGAGGATCCTCATTGGAAGAGGGTCGCATTCCTCGGCGTCATGCCTCCATCCACGCCTCAATGGATTCAACGAGATCTAAACAGCTGCTCAGccaatggaaaaataaaaatgacaatagGAAGTTGTCTCTACAGGTGATGGATGGAATAAGACCAACCTCCTCGTCATCCCCCCAGAGGAACATGGAGCTTCGCTGCTCCTCTGAACCATCTGCCATGGGCCTTGAGGCAGAGCTCCGAGCCGGAACACATTTGCCTTTAGTCACTGGTCAGGAAACAGAGCTGCGTGCTGGAGCCCACATCCCAGCTCAGTACATGAAACTAGCAGCAAGCACTGCCAATCATAATCACTTGGCCCATAATGGTAGCACTGGTTTGGCTGGTGGGGCAAGAGTGTCAATCCAATCCCGGCCTGGATCCTCACAGCTGGTTCATATTCCTGAGGAGGAAAACCCCAGCTGCAGAGATCAGGAGAGCGAATCAGAGGACAGCATTATGGATGGGGGCGGGTCAGTCAGGGAAAAGTGGCTGAGAGTGGCAGAGAGAACCACCCTCCCGTGTAGACCTCTCAGTGCTGGTGGACAGCCCCGTCTTATGCAG GTTATAGCCTTATCCAAACAGCAGGGCCTCCTTCACTCTCCTAGATCAGAGGATGGTGGATCCATTCGGTACCGAGCCCTGACTGACCAGGATCCATCTCCACCGGCCTCTACCACCGGAGcagtaggaggaggag gtGGAGGTTTGGAAAGAAGTGGCAGTATAGTCCGGGTTGACGCCCATCCAGAGTCCAGATCAAACAAACCTGTGGTGAGACCTCCAAGCAGAGACGGAAGTGGCTCCTGGCGCTGGAAACCACCGGATCAACGAGCTTCACTTCATCAGTCGGCTTTCAACCTGAATGACCTGAACAGAAATACAGACAGCTGTGACTCGCTGAGGGATGGAGGGTCGGTGGACGGGCGGAGGAGTGTAACAGGGACCGAAATGGAGAGTGGATATGGTGGAGATGGAGGGGCAGGGGGGGGAGGTGAAATGGGAGAGGGTGGAGGAATCTTATACACAAACCATCCACATATGGTacatcctcttcatcccttACATCCAAACAACCCCAACAACTTCCAGCACCCCAATCTAAACCCCAACAGTCCCAATAATCCTCATTTTAATAACACTCAATTAAACTTCAACCCCACTTCTAACTCCGGCATGACGTTTATCCAGACTGAGACCTTTGCTCCACCCTTCCACCCTCACCCTCAAGccatcactaccatcagggtgACTCCAGTGGAGGGAACCGCTCCCAGCAGTGACGGTGGCTCAGATTCTCAATCTGTTGCCTCATCCAGTCGCGAGTCCACCCTGAGGAGGCAGAGTGGCTCCCACATCATCCAGGTCCCGGATCGCGGTCCCCCTCCTGACCTCCACAACAACCACCGCCTTTGTGACGACAGTAACCGCATCGACAATGTAAGCTGCAACCGTTTCCACGAAAACCTTCGAAGTTTTCAGGAAAACCCGATCCATTTCAACCACCCCAACCACCACAACAGGCAGTTTCAAGGGATGTATGGCCGTccaagtccaacccctccccccACATTACCTCGCCCTATCCTAACTCACACTCCACCTCCTAATTTAGGGTTGGCATATAAAGAATGA